Genomic window (Streptomyces yatensis):
CTCGGCATCCCCTTCGTCGTCACCAGCCGTGACGAGCTGGCCGACGGCGACACCGCCGACCGGGTGCGGGAGCGGCTGACGGACCGGATCACGGTCTTCGTCGGCCATTCGGGCGTGGGCAAGACGACGCTGGTGAACGCGCTGGTCCCGGACCGCCAGCGGGCCACCGGCCGGGTGAACGCGGTCACCGGCCGCGGCCGCCACACCACCACCTCCGCGCTGGCGCTGCCCCTGCCGGACACCAAGGGGTGGGTGATCGACACCCCGGGCGTACGGTCCTTCGGGCTGCACCATGTGGACCCGGCGCGGGTCATCCACGCCTTCCCGGACCTGGAGCCGGGCACCGAGGGCTGTCCGCGCGCCTGCAGCCACGACGAGCCGGACTGCGCGCTGGACCAGTGGGTGGCCGACGGCCACGCCGAACCGGCCCGGCTGTACTCCCTGCGACGGCTGCTGGCGACCCGGGAGCGGCGGGAGGGCGACTAAGCGCTCCGCGGGAAGTGCCGCGAGGTGCGGTCGTTCCTCCGCGGCTGTGTCGTGGCCGGCCACGCGGCGGAGCCGCATAACGACCCGGCCGCGGCGGAGCCGCAGATCGACACAGCCGCGGCGGAGCCGCATAACGACACGGCCCCGCGCCCCTTCGGGGCGCCAGCGAACCGCGGCCACCTCCTGGGGAGCGTGTTTGCCGTCCACCCGGGACGGTAAATGGATAATCGCATCAAGGAGTCAGGCGACCGGGCGTGTCCCGGGCGACGGCGGCCGACGGCGACACGGGAGGGCAGGGCTATGGCGTGGCTGCTGGTCGTGGTCGCCGGGCTTCTCGAAACGGGTTTCGCCGTCTGTCTCAAGCTCTCGCACGGCTTCACCCGCCTCTGGCCGACGGTCGCGTTCTGCGCGTTCGCGCTCGGCAGCTTCGGGCTGCTGACGCTGTCGCTGAAGAAGCTCGACGTGGGGCCCGCGTACGCCGTGTGGACGGGGATCGGGGCGGCCGGGACCGCGATCTACGGCATGATCTTCCTCGACGATCTCGTCTCCATGCTCAAGATCGTCTCCATCAGCCTGGTGATCATCGGCGTGATAGGGCTCCAGCTCTCCGGCTCGGCCCACTGAGCCCGGCAGCCGGGTCGGCTCAGGCCAGCACCGTGCGCACCATACGGGCCACATCCGCCGCCGGGGCGGGCGCCACCACGTAGGACAGGGCCAGCCTGGCGACCGCCTCACAGGCCAGCGGCAGCTCGACGGCGCCGGGCGGCCAGTCGCCCGCCAGCAGTCGCACCGCGCGGTCCCGCGCCTGGCCGAGCAGCTCGCCCGGCGCGGGCAGCGGGCCGGGCGATGCCGTCCTTACCGACGTCACGGACGCCATGGGCGCCATGGGCGTCGGCAGCCGTTCGTTCCAGCAGCCCGTGAGCACCGCCCGCACCAGTGGATTCTCGGTCGCCGAGCGGACCGTCCACACCGCCGCGGCGGCCAGTCGCTCCCTGGGGCCCGCCGCGCCGGACGCCCCGGACAGCGCCCGCTCGACGCCGCTCAGATAGGCGTCGGCCTCGCGCCGCACCAGAGCGCGGGCGAGGCCCTGCTTGCTGCCGAACTCGTTGTAGAGGGTCTGCCGGGAGACCCCGGCCGCCGCCGCGACCTCGGCCATCTTGACCCTCGGCCACGGACGGCCCTCGAGCGCGGCGAAGGCCGCGTCGAGTAAGGATTCACGCGCTGCGGGCATCGTCGCCTCCCAGAGCGGGCATCGCCGCCTCCCGGCGACATGTGCCCGACAGAATTGACGGGCCGCCAGATGAAGTCAAGGGCCCCGCACGGGCCGACCCGTACGGCCCCCAGCCCCTGGTCATGTGGAGTCGCGTGGCTCCGGGTCTTTTCCGCTCGATACTGTTCGGCCATGCCCGACTACCACGATGACCTGCGTCTCGGCCATGTCCTCGCCGACGCCGCCGATGCGACCACCATGGAGCGGTTCAAGGCGCTCGACCTGAAGGTCGAGACAAAACCCGATATGACGCCGGTGAGCGAGGCCGACAAGGCGGCCGAGGAGCTGATCCGCAGCTCCCTCCAGCGCGCCCGGCCGCGCGACGCGGTGCTCGGCGAGGAGTTCGGCAGCGAGGGCACCGGCCCGCGGCGCTGGGTGATCGACCCGATCGACGGCACCAAGAACTATGTGCGCGGGGTCCCGGTCTGGGCCACCCTGATCGCCCTCATGGAGCGCGGCGAGGGCGGCGACCGGCCGGTGGTCGGGGTGGTCTCCGCACCGGCGCTGGGACGCCGTTGGTGGGCCGCCGAGGGGCTGGGGGCGTACACCGGGCGCAGCCTGTCCTCCGCGTCGCGGCTGGCGGTCTCGAAGGTGAACAACCTCTCCGACGCCTCCTTCGCGTACTCCTCACTCAGTGGCTGGGAGGAGCGCGGCAAGCTGAACGGCTTCCTCGATCTGACGCGCGCCTGCTGGCGCACCCGCGGCTACGGCGACTTCTGGCCGTACATGATGGTCGCCGAGGGCTCGGTCGACATCTGCGCCGAACCGGAACTGTCGCTGTGGGACATGGCGGCCAACGCGGTGATCGTCCAGGAGGCGGGCGGCCGCTTCACCGGGCTCGACGGCGTACCGGGCCCGAACAGCGGCGACGCGGCGGCGTCCAATGGGCTGCTGCACGGGGCGATGCTGGACTACCTGCGGCCCTGAAAAGCCCACCGGCGCAGGGCCGGAAGAGAACCGGAGTGTGAACCGGAGCGCGGGGGCGCGCTCAGCCGACCGTCGGCTACCGCGCGCCCTTGTTGGATCCACCAAGGCATGTGAACATGAGAATCCAAGACCTTGTGAACTTGTGAATCCATTCTCGAATGGGTTCACCAAGGAGGTGTCTCCATCCATGCCCATGCACGTCCGTGACGCCATGAGCTCGGTGGTCCTCACCATCGGCCCCGCGCACACGCTCCGTCAGGCCGCCCGGCTGATGTCCGCACGCCGGGTCGGATCGGCCATCGTGCTCGATCCCGACACCTGCGGCCTGGGGATTCTCACCGAGCGCGACATCCTCAACTCAGTGGGGGCGGGCCAGGACCCCGACCAGGAGACCGCGCACGACCACACCACCGCCGACGTCGTCTTCGCCGCCCCCGGGTGGACGCTGGACGAGGCGGCCCGCACGATGACCCAGGGCGGCTTCCGCCATCTGGTCGTCCTCGACGCGGGCGGCCCCGTCGGCGTGGTGTCGGTGCGCGACATCATCCGCTGCTGGGCCCCGGTCCCCCAGCCCGTACCGGCCTGAGGCACCCCGGCGGACCGGAACCGGAACCGGACCCGGACTTCGCACCCGACACCCCGCATCCGGCGCCCCGCATCCGGCACCCGAAGAGGCCGGAGCCCAACGGCGTCCGGCCTCTTCGGTTGATACGACAAGCGTCCGTCAGCCGCGCAGGGCCTGGACCGCGGCCTCCAGCCGCTTGCCGTAGTCGGCGTCCGCCTTGCGGAAGTTCTCGATCGCCCGCTGTGCGATGTCATCGCGGGAGACCTTGGCGATGAACTGCGCCAGATTCTCGATCAGGCGCTCCTTCTCGCCGTCCGACATCAGCCGGTAGAGGTTGCCCGCCTGCACGAAGTCGTCGTCCTCGGCGTGCGAGGGCGCCTCGTGGTCACCGGTCCGGCCGGAGACCGCGGACGGCTCCCACAGCGGCCGGCCGGTCTCCGCCGGGCCGCCGAAGCTGTTGGGCTCGTAGTTCTTCGCGCCCGCGTGCCGGCCGTCGTACAGGAAGCCGTCCCGGCCGTAGGTGCGTGCCTCGGCCGCGTGCGGGCGGTTCACCGGCAGGTGGTCGGCGTTGATGCCGACGCGGTAGCGGTGGGCGTCGCCGTACGCGAAGAGGCGGCCCTGGAGCATCTTGTCCGGGGACGGGCCGATGCCCGGCACGAAGTGGGCCGGCGAGAAGATCGACTGCTCGACCTCGGCGAAGATGTTCCGCGGGTTGCGGTTGAGCTCCAGCTTGCCGATCTCGATCGGCGGATAGTCCTCGTGCGGCCAGACCTTGGTCAGGTCGAACGGGTTGAAGCGGTAGTTCGCCGCGTCGGCCGCCGGCATGATCTGCACCTGCACGGTCCAGGTCGGGAAGTCACCGCGCTCGATGGCCTCGCGCAGATCGCGCTGGTGGCTGTCCGGGTCCAGACCGGAGGTCTCGGCCGCCTCGGCGGTGGTGAGGTTCTTGATCCCCTGGTCGGTCTTGAAGTGGTACTTCACCCAGAAGACCTCGCCCGCGGCGTTGTTCCACTGGTAGGTGTGCGAACCGTAGCCGTTCATGTGGCGGTACGAGGCGGGGATGCCGCGGTCACCGAACAGCCAGGTCACCTGATGGGTGGACTCGGGCGAGAGCCCCCAGAAGTCCCAGACGTTGTCCGCCTCCTGCGAGCCGGTGTACGGGTCGCGCTTCTGGGTGTGGATGAAGTCGGGGAACTTGATGGCGTCCTTGATGAAGAACACCGGGGTGTTGTTCCCGACCAGGTCGTAATTGCCGTCCTCGGTGTAGAACTTGAGCGCGAAGCCGCGCGGGTCGCGCACCGCGTCCGCCGAGCCGAGGTTGCCGGCGACCGTCGAGAAGCGCAGGAACGTCTCGGTCTGCTTGCCGACCTCGGAGAGGAACGACGCGCGGGTGTACTCGGTCACGTCCGCGGTCACGGTGAAGGTGCCGTACGCACCGGCTCCGCGGGCGTGCACGATCCGCTCCGGGATCCGCTCGCGATTGAAGTGGGCGAGCTTCTCGATCAGGTGCTGGTCCTGGATGAGGACCGGACCGCCGACGCCCGCCGTCTCGCTGTTCTGGTTGTCCGCCACCGGAGCCCCGGACTCCGTGGTCAGCGGACCAGTGATGTTGTCCTGGACCGTCACGTGCGCCTCCTGCGTCGTCGCATTCTGTCCCTTGGTCTGGGGCTGTTCTCGATCCTACATTGGACAATGTCTAAGTCAAGAAGCGTTGGAAACTCGTACCCGATCTGGTCAAGGACTCGTCCGCTGCTACCCTGGTCCTTATCTGACTGATAGGTGAATGGCATGAGTGACCTGCTGGAACGGCTCAGGGGACGCGGCTGGAGGCTGACGGCGCAGCGGCGTGTCGTCGCCGAGGTCCTCGACGGGGACCATGTGCACTACACCGCCGACGAAGTCCACGCGGCGGCGGCCGAGCGACTGCCCGAGATCTCCCGCGCGACCGTCTACAACACCCTGGGCGAGCTGGTCTCGCTCGGTGAGGTGATCGAGGTCACCACGGACGGCAGGGCCAAGCGCTACGACCCGAACGCACACCACGCGCATCAGCACCTGGTCTGCGCGAAGTGCGGCACGATCCGCGATGTCCACCCCTCCGGCGATCTGCTCGCCGACCTGCCCACGCAGGAGCGCTACGGCTTCGCGATCTCCGCGGTCGAGGTGACCTACCGGGGTCTGTGCCCCGACTGTGCGGCCTGAGAGCGCTCACGACAGGCGGCTGAGACGCCGGGACAGACGAAAGGCCCGGATCCTGGAGGATCCGGGCCTTTCGCATTGGTAGCGGGGACAGGATTTGAACCTGCGACCTCTGGGTTATGAGCCCAGCGAGCTACCGAGCTGCTCCACCCCGCGTCGTTGTGTTGCAACCTTAACCCGGGGTGGACAGCAGGAGCAAACCGGTTACCGGCGGGACGCCCGCCAGTGGCTCCGGGCCGGGGGTTCCGGCCCGGAGCACAACGCCGTGAGCTGCTGTGACGCCCCGGCTCCGGCTACGCCGCCACGTGCGAGCGCCGCTACGCCGTGGGCTCCTGCTTACGCCGTGAGCTCCTGCTTATGCCGTGAGCTCCTGCTTACGCCGTGAGCTCCTGCTGCAGCGCGTCCCGCAGCCGCGCCGCGCGCTCGGCGACCTCCGCGGGCCCCAGCTCGACCGCCCGCGCACACCACCGCTGTCCCTCGGTGAGCGCCCCGCGGCGGGCCGCGAGCAGCGCGAGCCGCAGCGCGGCCCGGCCGTGCCCCGCCTCGGCGGCACGCGTCCACCACAGGGCGGCCTCCGGCTCGCTGCCCTCCCGGGCCAGCAGCAGCCCCAGGTTGAACGCGCCGTTGCTGCTGCCCGCCTCGGCGGCCGCCCGGTACCAGCGCGCGGCCTCGACCACGTCGCCGCGCGCGGCGGCGAACATGCCCACCCGCACCTGGGCCCGCCGGTGGCCCTGGCGCGCGGCGCGCTCGTACCACTCCTCGTACTCGGGGACGTGCGGCCCCGAGCCGTCGTCCGGCGGCGGGGTCGGGAAGCGCGTCCCCGACGAGCTGCCGAAGCCGGTGCCGGTCGCCGGGTCGCCGCCGACCGACGAGCGGTCCAGCAGCGCGGCCAGCCGGAAGGCGCCCTCGGCGCTGCCGCCGCCCGCGGCGCAGCGCAGATGGCGCTCGGCGCCCTGGAGGTCGCCGTCCCGCTGCAGGGCGAGGCCGACCTGCAGCGCCGCCTCGGTGTGCCCGGCGGCGGCGGCCCGCTCGTACCACTGCCGGGCCGCCCGGCCCTCGCCCCGGCCCGCGTACAGGATCCCCAGGTTGAACGCGGCGTCGACGCTGCCCGCCTCGGCCGCCTTGGAGAACCACGGCTCGGCGCCCGCCGCGTCGCCGCGCTGCAGCAGCATCACGGCGACCGCGTTGGCGGCCTCGCGGTGGCCCGCGTAGGCGGCGCGGCGGTACCACTGCTCGGCCTGTGCGGTGCGGCCCTGCTCGGCGCAGAGCAGCCCGAGGTTGTAGGCGCCGTTGATGTCCCCGGCGTCGAGCGCGGCGCGGTACCAGCGCTCGGCGGTCTGGGGCTCGCCCCGGTCGGCGTGCAGCGCGCCGAGCGCGTTGGCGGCGTTGCCGTCGCCGTCCTGGGCCGCCCGGTGCCACCAGACCGCCGCGCTGTCCGTGTCGCCCGCGTCGCGCAGCAGGAAGCCCAGCGCGCAGGCGGCGCGGGACTCACCGTCCTTGGCGGACATCAGGTACCAGCGGCCGGCCTCCTTGGTCTCACCGCGCTTCTCCAGCAGCGTGCCGAGGTGGAGGGCGGCGCGCCGGTGGCCACGCGCGGCGGCCTGCCGGTACCACTGCTCGGCCTCCTCCCGCCCGGCCCCGTCGGCGCCGCGGCGGCGCTCGGCCACCGGCTCGTCGCCCTCGTCGCGGTCGTCCAGGATGCGGGCGAGGCGGTACGCGGCCTCGCGGTGGCCGCGCTCGGCGGCCGCGCGGAACCAGCGCTCGGCGCCGATGTCGCTGCGGTGCTCCAGCAGATCGCCCAGCGCGTACGCGCCCAGGGTGTGGCCGGATTCGGCGGACTGACGCAGCCAGTACTCGGCGGCGGGCTCATCGCCCCGCTCACGGTGGTGCCGGCCCAGGGCGTGGGCCGCGGCGGCGGATCCGGCGACGGCGGCTATCCGCCACCAGCCGGCCGCCTCGTCGGCGTAGCCGCGCTGGTGCAGCAGGACGCCGAGGTTGTTGGCGGCGGCGCGATCGCCCGCCGCGGTGGCTCCCCGCAGATGCGGTTCCGCACCGTCGACGTCACCACGGCGCAGCAGCAGCGCGCCCAGCGCGCTCATCGCGGCGGTGTCACCGGCCTCGGCGGCACGACGGTGCCGGGTCTCCTCCTCGGCATCGTCATGCGTGTGCGCAAAACGCCCTGTCTCCAACAGACTGACCCTGTCCCCCATAAATCCCATCGTGACATCACCCGCATCCGGCGTACACCTGGTATACCGCAGCCGAGGAGGTCACTTCAGCGTTTTGTCGACATGCCCACAGAGAGACAACCCAAACGCTTGTATCCGCATTCCCCGAGTGGACGCGCACAGAACACACAACAAGGCCCGGATCCTTGCGGATCCGGGCCGTGTCTGTCAGTAGCGGGGACAGGATTTGAACCTGCGACCTCTGGGTTATGAGCCCAGCGAGCTACCGAGCTGCTCCACCCCGCGCTGTGTTGTCACCACCGTATCACGGTGCGCGGGGTCGGCCGCCCGGCCGTTCTCGCAGGTCGTCAGAGGGTCAGCCGCCCTTCTTGCCGGAACCGTCGGTGCTCTGGCTCTGTGGCTGGTTCTGCTTCTGCCCCGGCTTCTCGCCCGCCTTGGCCTCCGCCTTGGCTGCGCGGTTCAGAGCGTTCCTCAGATCGTCCTGGGCCCTGCCGTACGCCTCCCAGTCCTGCGGCTGCTTCTGGAGCGCGTCCTGGCCGGCCTGGTACGCCTCCTGGGCGTCCTTGAGGGCTTCCTTCACCGTGGGGTTGGCGCTCGACGGCGGTTCCTGCCCGCCGTCGCCCGGTGGCTGATGCTCCCCGGACGACTCGCCGAAGACGGCGTCCAGGGCCTCACCCAGGGTGTCCTTGAAGACGGTCTCCTTGCCGTAGGAGACGCCCACCTTCTTCAGCAGCGGGTAGTTGGCGCTGCCACCGCGGGCGTAGACCGGCTCGATGTACAGGAAGCCGTTGTCCAGTGGCACGGTGAGCAGATTGCCGTACTCGATGTCGGAGTCGGTGCCTCTGAGGTTCCGGACGAACTCGGCGACCTCCGGATCACCGTTGAGCTCGCTCTGCACCTGCTGTGGCCCCGGCACGTTGGAGGTGACCTTCAGCAGTCTTATCGTGCCGTAGTCCTTGCTGTTGGCATCCGCGTCGATCGACATGAACGCGCCCAGGTTGGGACGCCCGTTGGGGGTGAAGGTCGTCGTCAGCGAGAACGTCTGCCCCTTCTGGTCGGGCATCTTCATGCTGAGGTAGTACGGCGGTACCGCGTTCCCGTCCTTGTGGGTCGGGTCCTCGGGGACCTGCCAGGCGTCACTGCCGCTGTAGAACTGCGTCGGGTCGGTGACGTGGTAGCGGGTCAGCAGCTCGCGCTGGACCTTGAAGAGGTCCTGCGGATACCGCAGATGCTCCATCAGGTCCTTGCTGATCTTCTCCTTGGGCTCGACCGTGCCCGGGAACGCCTTCTCCCAGGTCTTGAGGACCGGATCCTTGGTGTCCCACTCGTAGAGCTTGACCGTGCCGTCGTAGGCGTCCACGGTCGCCTTGACCGAGTTGCGGATGTAGTTGACCTTGTTCTGCTGGGCGACCACCGAGCGGTCTCCGTCGCTCAGCGAGTCGGCCGTGCTGTCGCCCAGGGTCGTCCGCGAGGCGTACGGATAGCCGTTGGTCGTGGTGTACGCGTCGACGACCCACTTGATCCGGCCGCCCACCACCGCCGGATAGGCGTCGCCGTCGATGGTCAGCCAGGGGGCGACCTTCTCGACGCGCTCCTTGGGGGTGCGGTTGTACAGGATCCGCGAACCGTCGCCGATCGCGCCCGAGTAGAGGATCTGGGGCTCGCCGAACGCCACCGCGTAGGCGGCGCGGTTGACCGGGTTGGAGAGGCTGACCCCGCTCTTGCCCTGGTAGCTGGTGGTCTTCTCGCCGTTCTTCTCGTAGTCGAGCTCCTTCTGGGGGCCACCGACTATCGAGTACTGATCGGTCTTCTCGCCGTAGTAGACCTGCTGCTTGTAGGTGCCGACCCCGCCGCCGCTGGAGCTCTTGGTGGGCAGCCCGGACTCGGTGAAGTCCGGCGAGCCGGCCGGGTCCGCGTTGGGATCGGTCGTGGTGCCCTTCGCCGCCACCATGCCGTAGCCATGGGTGTAGGTGAAGTGGTCGTTGATCCAGTTCCGCTTGGGGATGCCGTTGAGGTTCAGCTCGCGCACACCGACGACGGTGTCCTGATCCTTGCCGTCGGCACCCTTGTAGCGGTCGACGTCCAGCGTCGAGGGGAACTGGTAGTACTTCCGCTCCTGCTGGAGCTGCTGGAAGGTCGGCGAGATGACGCTCGGGTCGATCAGCCGGTAACTGGCCGTCGTATTGGCGTCCTTACGGAGCTTCTCGCCGCCCTCGCTGTCGTTCTTGCCGGAGTAGTCCGCCACCTTGGAGTCATCGATGCCGTACGCCTGGCGCGTGGCCTCGATGTTCTTCTGGATGTACGGCGCCTCCTTGGCCTGCTCGTTCGGCTGGACCTGGAACTTCTGCACGATCGCCGGGTAGAGCCCGCCGATGAGGATCGCCGACAGCACCATCAGCCCGAAGCCGATGACCGGCAGCTGCCAGGTGCGGCGCCACAGCGTCGCGAAGAAGAGCACCGCGCAGATGGCCGCGATGCAGAACAGGATCGTCTTGGCGGGCAGATAGGCGTTGGCGTCCACATAGCGCAGCCCCGTCCAGTTGCCCGTCGCCTTGAAGTCGCTGGACTTCACCGCGAGGCCGTAGCGATCCAGCCAGTACGCCACCGCCTTGAGCGCGACGAAGACGCCCAGCAGCACCGACAGATGGCCGGTGGCCGCGGCGGTCGCGCGGGCGCCCGGGCTGGTGACCCGCAGGCCCCCGTAGAGGTAGTGCACCAGGGCGGCGGCGATGAGCGAGAGCACCGTGGCCGCGAAGCCGAAGCTCAGCAGGAAGCGGTACCAGGGCAGATCGAAGGCGTAGAACGCCACGTCCTTGTGGAACTGCGGGTCCTTCTGGCCGAACGGCACGCCATTGACCCACAGCAGCCAGATCCGCCACTGGCCGGCCGCCGAGGCGCCCGCGATCAGCCCGACCAGGGCGGTGACCGCCAGCAGCACCCACTTCTTGAACGGGGCGATACCCATCCGGTAGCGGTCCAGGCTCTGCTGCTCCATGGACATCGCGCTGAGTGGCGGCCGCAGCCGGTGCGCCAGCCAGATGTTGATCCCCACCGCCGTGGCCATCAGCACGCCGAAGACGAAGAACAACCCGATCTTCGTCTTCAGGGTCGTACTGAAGACGGACGAGTAATGAAGCGAGCGATACCAGAGCCAATCCGTCCAAAACCCGGCAAACATGACAAAGAGCATGGCCAATACGGCCAGCACGCCCAGGGTCATGAGCAGGGTCCTGGCACGCCGGGACGGTCGGCCGACTCTCATCCGCGGCCCCGTCGGGCCTCCGCCGCGGTCCGGCATCTGGAAAGCCAAGGTGCGCACCTCGAAGTTCGCTGTCGATTGAG
Coding sequences:
- a CDS encoding DMT family transporter, whose translation is MAWLLVVVAGLLETGFAVCLKLSHGFTRLWPTVAFCAFALGSFGLLTLSLKKLDVGPAYAVWTGIGAAGTAIYGMIFLDDLVSMLKIVSISLVIIGVIGLQLSGSAH
- a CDS encoding TetR/AcrR family transcriptional regulator, with the translated sequence MPAARESLLDAAFAALEGRPWPRVKMAEVAAAAGVSRQTLYNEFGSKQGLARALVRREADAYLSGVERALSGASGAAGPRERLAAAAVWTVRSATENPLVRAVLTGCWNERLPTPMAPMASVTSVRTASPGPLPAPGELLGQARDRAVRLLAGDWPPGAVELPLACEAVARLALSYVVAPAPAADVARMVRTVLA
- the hisN gene encoding histidinol-phosphatase, with the translated sequence MPDYHDDLRLGHVLADAADATTMERFKALDLKVETKPDMTPVSEADKAAEELIRSSLQRARPRDAVLGEEFGSEGTGPRRWVIDPIDGTKNYVRGVPVWATLIALMERGEGGDRPVVGVVSAPALGRRWWAAEGLGAYTGRSLSSASRLAVSKVNNLSDASFAYSSLSGWEERGKLNGFLDLTRACWRTRGYGDFWPYMMVAEGSVDICAEPELSLWDMAANAVIVQEAGGRFTGLDGVPGPNSGDAAASNGLLHGAMLDYLRP
- a CDS encoding CBS domain-containing protein, encoding MHVRDAMSSVVLTIGPAHTLRQAARLMSARRVGSAIVLDPDTCGLGILTERDILNSVGAGQDPDQETAHDHTTADVVFAAPGWTLDEAARTMTQGGFRHLVVLDAGGPVGVVSVRDIIRCWAPVPQPVPA
- a CDS encoding catalase codes for the protein MTVQDNITGPLTTESGAPVADNQNSETAGVGGPVLIQDQHLIEKLAHFNRERIPERIVHARGAGAYGTFTVTADVTEYTRASFLSEVGKQTETFLRFSTVAGNLGSADAVRDPRGFALKFYTEDGNYDLVGNNTPVFFIKDAIKFPDFIHTQKRDPYTGSQEADNVWDFWGLSPESTHQVTWLFGDRGIPASYRHMNGYGSHTYQWNNAAGEVFWVKYHFKTDQGIKNLTTAEAAETSGLDPDSHQRDLREAIERGDFPTWTVQVQIMPAADAANYRFNPFDLTKVWPHEDYPPIEIGKLELNRNPRNIFAEVEQSIFSPAHFVPGIGPSPDKMLQGRLFAYGDAHRYRVGINADHLPVNRPHAAEARTYGRDGFLYDGRHAGAKNYEPNSFGGPAETGRPLWEPSAVSGRTGDHEAPSHAEDDDFVQAGNLYRLMSDGEKERLIENLAQFIAKVSRDDIAQRAIENFRKADADYGKRLEAAVQALRG
- a CDS encoding Fur family transcriptional regulator; translated protein: MSDLLERLRGRGWRLTAQRRVVAEVLDGDHVHYTADEVHAAAAERLPEISRATVYNTLGELVSLGEVIEVTTDGRAKRYDPNAHHAHQHLVCAKCGTIRDVHPSGDLLADLPTQERYGFAISAVEVTYRGLCPDCAA
- a CDS encoding tetratricopeptide repeat protein; translated protein: MGFMGDRVSLLETGRFAHTHDDAEEETRHRRAAEAGDTAAMSALGALLLRRGDVDGAEPHLRGATAAGDRAAANNLGVLLHQRGYADEAAGWWRIAAVAGSAAAAHALGRHHRERGDEPAAEYWLRQSAESGHTLGAYALGDLLEHRSDIGAERWFRAAAERGHREAAYRLARILDDRDEGDEPVAERRRGADGAGREEAEQWYRQAAARGHRRAALHLGTLLEKRGETKEAGRWYLMSAKDGESRAACALGFLLRDAGDTDSAAVWWHRAAQDGDGNAANALGALHADRGEPQTAERWYRAALDAGDINGAYNLGLLCAEQGRTAQAEQWYRRAAYAGHREAANAVAVMLLQRGDAAGAEPWFSKAAEAGSVDAAFNLGILYAGRGEGRAARQWYERAAAAGHTEAALQVGLALQRDGDLQGAERHLRCAAGGGSAEGAFRLAALLDRSSVGGDPATGTGFGSSSGTRFPTPPPDDGSGPHVPEYEEWYERAARQGHRRAQVRVGMFAAARGDVVEAARWYRAAAEAGSSNGAFNLGLLLAREGSEPEAALWWTRAAEAGHGRAALRLALLAARRGALTEGQRWCARAVELGPAEVAERAARLRDALQQELTA
- a CDS encoding UPF0182 family protein; the protein is MPDRGGGPTGPRMRVGRPSRRARTLLMTLGVLAVLAMLFVMFAGFWTDWLWYRSLHYSSVFSTTLKTKIGLFFVFGVLMATAVGINIWLAHRLRPPLSAMSMEQQSLDRYRMGIAPFKKWVLLAVTALVGLIAGASAAGQWRIWLLWVNGVPFGQKDPQFHKDVAFYAFDLPWYRFLLSFGFAATVLSLIAAALVHYLYGGLRVTSPGARATAAATGHLSVLLGVFVALKAVAYWLDRYGLAVKSSDFKATGNWTGLRYVDANAYLPAKTILFCIAAICAVLFFATLWRRTWQLPVIGFGLMVLSAILIGGLYPAIVQKFQVQPNEQAKEAPYIQKNIEATRQAYGIDDSKVADYSGKNDSEGGEKLRKDANTTASYRLIDPSVISPTFQQLQQERKYYQFPSTLDVDRYKGADGKDQDTVVGVRELNLNGIPKRNWINDHFTYTHGYGMVAAKGTTTDPNADPAGSPDFTESGLPTKSSSGGGVGTYKQQVYYGEKTDQYSIVGGPQKELDYEKNGEKTTSYQGKSGVSLSNPVNRAAYAVAFGEPQILYSGAIGDGSRILYNRTPKERVEKVAPWLTIDGDAYPAVVGGRIKWVVDAYTTTNGYPYASRTTLGDSTADSLSDGDRSVVAQQNKVNYIRNSVKATVDAYDGTVKLYEWDTKDPVLKTWEKAFPGTVEPKEKISKDLMEHLRYPQDLFKVQRELLTRYHVTDPTQFYSGSDAWQVPEDPTHKDGNAVPPYYLSMKMPDQKGQTFSLTTTFTPNGRPNLGAFMSIDADANSKDYGTIRLLKVTSNVPGPQQVQSELNGDPEVAEFVRNLRGTDSDIEYGNLLTVPLDNGFLYIEPVYARGGSANYPLLKKVGVSYGKETVFKDTLGEALDAVFGESSGEHQPPGDGGQEPPSSANPTVKEALKDAQEAYQAGQDALQKQPQDWEAYGRAQDDLRNALNRAAKAEAKAGEKPGQKQNQPQSQSTDGSGKKGG